The nucleotide sequence ACTTAAAAAAAAACTAAGTATCAAGCCTTGATCAAAGCAAAAGAGAACGCTAAAGGATCTGCTACTCTTTCAGCTATAACAGCTTGTTTTGGCCTTAAACGGGATGCATACTACAAATACAAAAGTAGAGAGGACAAACGTTTGAAAATAGAGAAAAAAGTTATTGATATAGTCAAGAAAAAGCGCAGATCACTTCCCAGAGAAGGGGTTAGAAAACTTGCCAGATCACTGAGCAAAGAGTTTACAAATGCCGATTTAAAAATAGGCAGGGATACCTTATTCAACATTCTTAGAAAACACAATATGCTGACACTTAGAAAAAAATACAGCTCTAGAACAACGAACTCATTACACAGGTTCTACAAGTATAAGAATATCATTAAAGATGTAGAAACAACTAGATCAAACCAAATCTGGGTGAGCGATATCACTTATATCAGAACTATAAAAGGCTTTTGTTACCTAGCACTCATTACAGATATGCATAGTCGCAAAATTGTCGGCTATGACATCAGCAATAGCCTAGAACTAAAAGGCTGTGTAAGAGCTTTGAACAAAGCCTTATATCAAGCTAAAGATATTGACGCACTTATACACCATTCTGACAGAGGTATCCAGTATTGCAGCAATGTATACACACAGATCCTTAAAAGAAATAATATAGGAATCAGTATGACCGAAGAGAACCATTGCTACGAAAACGCGATGGCAGAACGTGTAAATGGCATATTAAAAGACGAGTTCTATCTCGACCAGACCTTTGATAGTCTACAACACGCTAAGAGGGCTACAGAAAATGCAATTAATTTGTATAATGAAATAAGATTACATTTATCTTTAGACTATCAAACACCAAATATGGTTTATAAATTAACAGCTTAAATCAATTTTAACCTGTAGCCATATTTTAGGACTAGACACTAGTTATGGTACTGAATTAAATTCTTTAAAAATCATTTCAATGCTAACGCATATTGACTATATTATAAATCATTTTAAATCGAACTAAATAAACAATTGCCAACAACGCGTATAGACAATTGCGGCTAAATACTTAATCGATATTCGATGTTTTTAGCTATATTTATTTTAAGCGGACAAAACTTGGCAAACCAGCCCGCAACTGTCCATACTCGAAACCGTTATACACAATTATGAGGACTGTACTTTCCTGAAATAGGTTGACTAAAAATTAAACCTTTTAGTACTATACCTAATGAAAGAACGAAATCAACACTGTCGAAAAAATTCCTACAAAAAAGTGGGATACGATCTTAAACTGGTCATCATTGATCAGATACAGAATGCGCAGATTTCTATTAATCATGCTGCTCTTAAATATCAAGTTTCCAGAGCTTCCATCTATTACTGGTTAAAAAAATACAGTACTTTAGAACAAAAGAAACAAGGGATGAGCAAAAAATATGAAATCAAGAAACTAAAGGAAAAAATAGAGGAACTCGAGTTTGTAAAAGACTTCCAGCAAGACATTATTGCTGACATGGAGCTTATTACAGGAGTTGATATGGCAAAAAAGTCATTACCCAAAACATTAGCAGACGAGATCGAAAAAAAGAAACTAAACCGTTCAAAAGAAAATGGTTGATCCAATGTTTTGGGATTTCTAAACAAGCTTTTTATAAACGATTAAGATCTCAAAAGACCAGACAAGTTCAGCAACAGCTGATCATTCGGCTTATAAAAGAGTACCGAAGTAAGTATGGAATGCGTACCGGTGGGATTAAACTCTATAAGGAATTAAAGAATGATATGAACCGACTCGGTATTAAAATAGGAAGGGATAAATTCTATCGAGTAATGCGTATCAACAATCTTTTAGTACCTAAAACAAAGCGGTTCCATATCACAACCGATTCAAAACATCGATTCTTTAAATACAGAAACATGATAAAGAATAAAGTACCTAGTAGACCTGAACAACTTTGGGTAAGTGATATCACCTATATCAAAACACAGAGCGGCCATAGTTACCTGGCTCTGGTCACAGACGCCTATTCAAAGCAAATTATGGGGTACAAACTAGCAAGCCATATGAAAACCTCACTTTGTATCGATGCACTTAAAATGGCGCTTAAAAATAGAAAATACAAGAATCAGAAACTCATCCATCATTCCGATCGCGGAATTCAGTATTGTAATCCACTATATACCGGCTTCGCTGAGCAAGAAGGAATACTTATGAGTATGACCGAAAAGTATGATCCTTATGAAAATGCGATAGCAGAACGCATTAACAGAACACTCAAATATGAATACGATTTAAAACGTACCATAAAAAATACTAAATTAGCTAAGAAGATAGTCAAACGAGCCGTGGAAATTTATAATAACAAGCGACCACATTTTAGTCTCAAATTGAACACCCCTAACTTTGTTCATTTGAATAAAAATGTAGACTATCATTCCTACAAAAAAAACAAACAGAATTTAGAAGTATTGACCATTTAAAATGTCGAAAAATTGAACCAAAAATCGTCAACCTATTTCAGTATAATACAAAACCGACCGAAATTGACTAAAAAAGAACCTAAAGAAATATTTTACAAATCACTTATTGCATGTATTGCCATTATCGGATTTGGAATTTATTTATCAATTAGAGGAAGTAAAGAGAAAACTGAATTTGAAAATGTTACTGGAAAAATAGATTATTTCGACAAAACATTTCAAGAAATAAATTATAGAAATAAAGGAAACCATCGATTTATACATATCGCTGATTTTCCTCTTGTGTTTGACATATTTGTTGGAAAAGAAACTGGAGATTTCAGCCCAAAATTTGAACAATTGGACAAACTTAAAGTTGGAGATAAAATAACTATTTATCTCGCTGACAAAACACCTTTACAACGGAATAGAGATTTAAGATTAAATAAAACAGTCCAATTTATTGACAAAGATGGAGAAGCATATTTTATTCGCGGGAATAAAGATAAGTATGGTGGTTATTTTCTTTGCGGAATTGGAATTTTACTCACAATTACACTTCTGATTTTGAAACAGGTCGGAAAAATAAAATAATAAAAACGTTGGGTAACACCGTGTATAATTAATTGCTTTGGCAAGTGCTTATTTGGAAAATTCCTTCGGAATTTTCTCGCGTTCGTTTTTGTTTACTAAATTAGTTGCTTAAACACGCAACTAACCATACACAAACACGTTGCCACCAACATTAAAAAAGCGATTTAAATTTTAATAAGTAAAAAATATCAATTTTGATTATTCGAAAATAGAGATCTGTAGCCAATTATTTTCAGAAAAAATCAAAACTTTAAAAATTTCAATACAATGAAAAAGTATACAATTTTAGCAATCACAATTCTGTTGAATATGAATTTGTTGGCTCAAATGAAAATAGAAAAAAACCAAAATGATTTACATCAGAAAAATGAAAATTTCATTAAAACATATAGAATTTTTCCAACCGTAAACATGTGGTATTTTATCAAATTGAATACACGAACTGGACAAATGTGGCAAATTAAATTTGATCAAAAAGAAACAAAACAATTAGATATACCTTTGAATACTTTATCATTAATAAAGAAAGAATATGAAGTGGATAATAGGTTCATACTATATCCAACTAAAAATAATTCCAATTACTTACTTCTAGACCAAATAAATGGTAAAATATGGCAACTTAATTGGGATACGAGACCTGAAAAAAATAGGATTACCTCTCTAAACAGCTTTTCTCTCATTGAGAAGCAAAATACAATCGACAATAGGTTTATTCTCTATCCGACTAAAAATAATTGGAATTACTTACTTCTTGATAAAATAAACGGTAATCTTTGGCAAGTTCACTGGTCAACCAAACCGGAAGAAGGAGAATTAATATCTATTAAATAATTAGCTATAAAATACGAAAACCGAACAATAGCTCTAAACTTATCAAACCAATAGAAACAGACAAATTCAGCCAAAATATAATATGAAGAGTAAATTTATTATTATCGCTATGCTATTAATAGCACTCTCTGGTTATTCGCAGATTCAATTTGTAAATAAGACATCCAGCGAACCTATTCCAAATGTAAAAGTCTTTAATAAAGATGGAAAAATATTGTCTGTCAGTAACTCTAATGGAATAAGTCGATTTAAAAAAAATGAACTTTTAAAAAATGATACTGTTAATATTTTTCATTCAAATTTTGAAATTAAATACTTGCCATATAAAGATTTATTAAAAAAAGACAGATTCTTATTGTCCCCTTCTGATTATGAAAATTTACAAGAGGTAGTTATAACTTCCAAGAATCCACGATAT is from Zunongwangia endophytica and encodes:
- a CDS encoding IS3 family transposase: MIQCFGISKQAFYKRLRSQKTRQVQQQLIIRLIKEYRSKYGMRTGGIKLYKELKNDMNRLGIKIGRDKFYRVMRINNLLVPKTKRFHITTDSKHRFFKYRNMIKNKVPSRPEQLWVSDITYIKTQSGHSYLALVTDAYSKQIMGYKLASHMKTSLCIDALKMALKNRKYKNQKLIHHSDRGIQYCNPLYTGFAEQEGILMSMTEKYDPYENAIAERINRTLKYEYDLKRTIKNTKLAKKIVKRAVEIYNNKRPHFSLKLNTPNFVHLNKNVDYHSYKKNKQNLEVLTI
- a CDS encoding IS3 family transposase, translating into MIKAKENAKGSATLSAITACFGLKRDAYYKYKSREDKRLKIEKKVIDIVKKKRRSLPREGVRKLARSLSKEFTNADLKIGRDTLFNILRKHNMLTLRKKYSSRTTNSLHRFYKYKNIIKDVETTRSNQIWVSDITYIRTIKGFCYLALITDMHSRKIVGYDISNSLELKGCVRALNKALYQAKDIDALIHHSDRGIQYCSNVYTQILKRNNIGISMTEENHCYENAMAERVNGILKDEFYLDQTFDSLQHAKRATENAINLYNEIRLHLSLDYQTPNMVYKLTA
- a CDS encoding IS630 transposase-related protein yields the protein MKERNQHCRKNSYKKVGYDLKLVIIDQIQNAQISINHAALKYQVSRASIYYWLKKYSTLEQKKQGMSKKYEIKKLKEKIEELEFVKDFQQDIIADMELITGVDMAKKSLPKTLADEIEKKKLNRSKENG